The genomic region TCAAAAACATACTAAGGGTATAGATGAAAGTGTTTAATATGAATTTGCATACAAAAATAAATTATAAGCAAAGGAAGGATAAAAATGAATAATTATGAAGTAGTTCTAAACTTTTTCAACGCAGCGGACAAGCCGGTCAGCGCAAGCCAAATAGCAAAAGCAACGGGCATCGAAAAAAAAGAGGTTGACAAGATCATGAAACAGCTCAAAAAAGAGGAAAAAATAGCCTCTCCGAAGGCTTGCTATTGGGAAATAAAAAAATGATGACCTTTCCATGGATCATAGCCTTTCGGTAAGGGCGATTGCTGGTTATGGCTTCATACGCATCGGCAATGGCTAAAATGCGGCATTCCAGGGGGATCTATTCCCCCTGAAGCCCAAGGGGGTAACCCTCACCATTCCACCATCATCAAGCAGTTCTAGTACGCCACCCCGCCGATTTCCCGCAAGCTTTCCCTGGCTGATTCCAGCGCCTTAACCTGCTCGGACAGTTTTTCATAGGCTTCGGCAGCTTCTTTTTCACTGTGCTCCCTTTTCTCAATAACGCGCGTTAAAACAAGCCGCGTTCCTTCTATAGCTGAATTGAATTTTTCCTCGAAGAGGTTTTTAAAGACCTTGACACTTTTGGAGATTCGCTCGTTATAATCTGTCCTAAGCCGGCCGCAGTTACGGTCCAAATCCCGTTCCACCTTTTTCCTCATTACCCGCATAATCATCGGACCGGTGATGAATTTCGGCAGAAAAAGCGCATATAAATTAGTCGCGTTGGGGATAAACATATTCGAGTGCTCGCCAAAGATATAATAAAGCTTGGTCTCTTCGGTCAGCGCTTCTACTTCCGCAAAACCTTCGACTTTAAGATCAAAAATTTCCGCCGATTGCTTCAAAAGTTCGCCGATTACCCTGTTTGTCTTACCGGTGAACCGGGCGATTACCCGGTCGAAAGCTTCCTTCACTTTCTCTTCTACCTTGGGTTGCCACTCGTCGAAGGCTGATCGGATCCTGTTCTCAATGCAACCTTCCAGGTAGTGTATCAGCTTCCGTCCGGAAAGTTCCTTTTTAGTCTAGTATTCCTGTTCGATTTCTTTAACAATCATTATGTCCTGACTTTCCTGGAACACGGTTATTTCATGCTCAAGCTCCTGGTACACCTTGCTTTTCTCACCTTGAAAGATATAACCGTTATCCTCTTGTTCCTGACGCAGATTTATGACCATTTCGTCAAACAGTACTATCTTAGCCTTCAATTCTTCTAGGGGAATACCCAGTGCCTTCATCTCCAGTTCCAGCCCGAGCTGCAACTCCCCGGCCGCGTTGTTGCCTTTGTTGCAGGTTGCGTTAATAGCCGCGCGCCCCTTTTCCTTTAGCAGGAATTTCTCTAGCATAGCGGTAAACGCCGGCAGGTTGCTTGCTTTTATTTTTTCATCGTCGCCGGAAATCTTTCCATCCAGGGCCAACTTGGCAGAAAGCGAGTAAATATTTATCTCTTCTAAGCCAACTTTTTCAGCCAGAACTTTCTTGGCAAATTCAAGCGCCTTTTTTTTGTCCAAATCAGTTAAATAGTCAACTTTATTTAAAATAAAGAATGTCTTTGCTGAATACTGCCCAATATCCTTCAAGAAATCAAGTTCGGACCGGCTAATCGGCTGGTCGGACGATAAAAGAAAAATAGCGGCGTCCACCTTGGGGAGGTAGTTATAAGTCTCATCCGTATTGTTCTGGTAAATTGACCCTACTCCTGGCGTGTCAATTAAAACGACGCCGTCTTTTAGATAAGGCGACGGGTACTCAAGATGAACAAGCTTGACATTCTTTTCGTTGCAGGGGTTGCCCTCTTCGGTGACGTATAAGTGCAATTCATCCAGCGTTGTTTCTTCGACAACCCCGTCCAGGAAAGTTACCTTCGCGCTAATCCTCTCGCCATATTGGATTAAGGTAACAATGGAAGTTAGCGGCACGACGGCAGTCGGCAAAAGATCCGCGCCTAGGAGGGCATTAAGAAAAGTGGTTTTTCCTCTTTTGAATTCACCAAGGACAACCAAATTGAAGCGGCCTTGTAAAAGCTTCTGTTTAACTTCCCCCAGGTATTCCACGAGGTGGACAATTTTTCTCTGGTTGGCGATGTTTTCGAGTAATCCTAGGTTTTTAAGATTAAGGTTAAAATGATAGTTTGTCCTTTTTTGTTAAGCAATTTTTAATATCTGTTTGATATATTTTGAATATTGTGTATAATTAAATAAATATATAATAGTAAACTTTGTTTAGACCCTGCAGATAACTCCTACTGGTAACAGTGGGAGTTTTTGCTAAAATTAATTTAACTAGGGGAAAAGAGTACGAGGGGGTCTAAGAATGTTCAACAAGGTTTTGGTTGTATATGACGGTTCCCCGGAAGCCAAAAAAGCACTAAGGGATGGGCTTAAGTTAGCGAAAATGTCAGGTTCTGAATGTCATTTAGTTAGGGTGATTAAA from Pelotomaculum isophthalicicum JI harbors:
- a CDS encoding MarR family transcriptional regulator, which produces MNNYEVVLNFFNAADKPVSASQIAKATGIEKKEVDKIMKQLKKEEKIASPKACYWEIKK
- a CDS encoding dynamin family protein; translation: MEYLGEVKQKLLQGRFNLVVLGEFKRGKTTFLNALLGADLLPTAVVPLTSIVTLIQYGERISAKVTFLDGVVEETTLDELHLYVTEEGNPCNEKNVKLVHLEYPSPYLKDGVVLIDTPGVGSIYQNNTDETYNYLPKVDAAIFLLSSDQPISRSELDFLKDIGQYSAKTFFILNKVDYLTDLDKKKALEFAKKVLAEKVGLEEINIYSLSAKLALDGKISGDDEKIKASNLPAFTAMLEKFLLKEKGRAAINATCNKGNNAAGELQLGLELEMKALGIPLEELKAKIVLFDEMVINLRQEQEDNGYIFQGEKSKVYQELEHEITVFQESQDIMIVKEIEQEY